In Halobacillus amylolyticus, the following proteins share a genomic window:
- a CDS encoding class I SAM-dependent methyltransferase: MRKLAEDYPNVQMTGVDINQDVVDHARSKSEGYPNISFEVGDIADWRPAEGFDSPEVILLHNIFHYIHPELRAQLLNHLYSYLKKDGLVSVITPINETEHGEAFSSAFNSFFVAHSNLFALPNVAELEGLAESCRFDLFDLDPIIKEGSWYTFWLTPSIRVGRIGRYQEAEGNEQTLNNPRQLTKSS; the protein is encoded by the coding sequence TTGCGAAAACTAGCCGAGGATTATCCAAACGTCCAAATGACAGGCGTCGATATCAATCAAGACGTCGTCGACCACGCCCGCTCCAAATCAGAAGGCTATCCTAATATCAGCTTTGAAGTCGGCGACATTGCCGATTGGAGACCGGCGGAGGGTTTCGATTCACCTGAAGTTATTCTGCTGCACAATATTTTTCACTATATACACCCTGAGCTGCGCGCCCAGCTGCTCAACCATTTGTATAGCTATTTAAAAAAAGACGGACTTGTTTCGGTTATTACGCCGATCAACGAAACTGAGCATGGCGAGGCCTTTTCCTCAGCGTTTAACAGTTTTTTCGTCGCCCATTCCAACCTGTTCGCCTTACCAAATGTGGCCGAACTTGAAGGTTTGGCCGAATCCTGCCGTTTTGACTTATTCGACCTCGATCCGATCATAAAGGAAGGATCCTGGTACACATTCTGGCTCACCCCAAGTATAAGAGTGGGGAGGATCGGCCGTTATCAAGAGGCAGAAGGAAACGAACAGACGCTAAACAACCCACGGCAGTTAACCAAATCCTCCTAA
- a CDS encoding FAD-dependent monooxygenase, which produces MKTDVFIAGGGVGGLALAVKLASRGVHVTVAEQLVKKSSAYKGELLQPKTLAILDRLGVLGETEASGHVIDQLRFLEIKRQSGALPEEINLTELNYSRVASSYDHALMVPHETTKEILREKGATYPEYFHYLSGARFLGFENGQAKVRQQKTIQYVEAHVYVGAEGRSSPTRDAMNVRVKRQDYNHHFLTVTIPRPSDFNKGKIITTARDFLGLFPLPDDEVRTVFLIKAGTFKQVKEQGLEQLYQAYSELEPELAQGVRAIEDWKAVQLMIPFTYHVDRYYKGNLALIGDAAHTVHPMAGEGMNLAIQDADVLGELLAWCKQNDVPYHDHLHYYEDVRKPRVKFLLNLSHLSAMVYSVPYTWWRNIRMRAVQRMYDDDQLHVKQMLNISGLGKWNFTLFDRAIQGVSFPPAAGQ; this is translated from the coding sequence TTGAAGACGGATGTATTCATTGCCGGCGGCGGAGTGGGTGGCCTAGCACTGGCTGTCAAGCTGGCGAGCCGCGGTGTGCATGTGACGGTGGCGGAGCAGCTTGTGAAAAAGTCGTCCGCCTATAAAGGGGAGCTGCTGCAGCCGAAGACGCTGGCCATTCTGGATCGGCTTGGGGTACTAGGGGAAACGGAAGCGAGCGGGCATGTGATCGATCAGCTTCGTTTTCTGGAGATCAAACGCCAGTCTGGTGCCCTGCCAGAGGAGATCAATTTAACGGAGCTCAACTATAGCCGGGTGGCGAGCAGCTATGATCACGCGTTAATGGTTCCGCATGAAACAACGAAGGAAATTTTGCGTGAAAAAGGAGCGACTTATCCGGAATATTTTCACTACTTATCAGGTGCACGGTTTCTCGGCTTTGAAAATGGTCAGGCAAAAGTAAGGCAGCAAAAGACGATCCAATATGTTGAGGCACACGTTTACGTTGGGGCAGAAGGGCGCAGCTCACCGACACGCGATGCTATGAATGTGAGAGTGAAGCGGCAGGATTACAATCACCATTTTCTCACGGTGACGATTCCGAGGCCAAGCGACTTCAATAAAGGAAAAATCATTACGACAGCGCGTGACTTTCTCGGGTTATTCCCGCTCCCGGACGACGAGGTACGCACGGTATTTCTTATCAAAGCAGGAACGTTTAAACAAGTGAAAGAGCAGGGTCTTGAGCAGCTTTATCAGGCATATAGTGAATTAGAACCAGAACTTGCTCAAGGTGTGCGGGCGATAGAAGATTGGAAAGCCGTGCAGCTGATGATCCCGTTTACGTATCACGTCGATCGTTATTATAAAGGAAACCTTGCGTTGATTGGCGACGCCGCCCATACCGTCCACCCAATGGCAGGGGAGGGGATGAACCTCGCCATTCAGGATGCGGACGTACTCGGAGAACTGCTGGCCTGGTGCAAGCAAAACGATGTTCCGTATCATGATCATTTGCACTATTACGAGGACGTGCGCAAACCGCGGGTCAAATTTTTGCTAAACTTGAGCCACTTGTCAGCAATGGTCTACTCGGTTCCATACACGTGGTGGCGCAATATCCGCATGCGCGCCGTTCAGCGGATGTATGACGACGATCAGCTTCACGTCAAGCAAATGTTAAATATCTCAGGCCTCGGAAAATGGAATTTCACACTGTTCGATCGAGCGATCCAGGGAGTGTCCTTCCCGCCCGCAGCAGGACAGTGA
- a CDS encoding H-type small acid-soluble spore protein, whose amino-acid sequence MNKERAKEIFHSDEMINVTHDQRPIYIEEVIERSETARVHPVDQPNIVQEVPLYDLKEQQE is encoded by the coding sequence ATGAACAAAGAACGCGCCAAAGAAATCTTCCACTCCGACGAGATGATTAATGTGACCCATGATCAACGCCCTATCTATATCGAAGAGGTCATTGAAAGAAGTGAAACGGCCCGGGTTCACCCTGTTGACCAACCTAACATCGTCCAAGAAGTTCCGTTGTATGATTTGAAGGAGCAGCAGGAATAG
- a CDS encoding S8 family peptidase translates to MLGFSMIQLTRDHSDKFDKELRQRLVHLYRPLRSTPCFLHRPIENRLKKSKKFPVIIEFEQMYSGLTKAYDHIKADGKCKIVHEFPSTSSCSAVLNATTIEKLMNDDCQIKKIYYDREVTALLDVASPSVHAQQLNSKGITGKGVNIAVVDTGVHPHPDLTQPTNRIIAFKDFINNKVDPYDDNGHGTHCAGDAAGNGFSSNLKYRGSAPEAGIIGVKVLNNMGSGSLSTIVSGIQWCIDHKEEHKIDVISLSLGAAADESDCNDPLVQIADKAWESGMVVCVAAGNSGPDQRTIGTPGISSKVVTVGAMDDQNTINRTDEEIAPFSSRGPACGEESKPDLLAPGVNIVSLRAPGSFLDKTTKSGRVEDNYFSLSGTSMATPICAGVAALVLQVYPELTPDQVKQRLLESAIDRGLPEYVQGAGYLDAQKAVESTDSE, encoded by the coding sequence ATGTTAGGATTCTCTATGATTCAACTTACCCGAGACCATAGTGATAAATTTGACAAAGAACTGCGCCAGAGGTTAGTTCATTTATATCGACCTTTACGCAGTACTCCTTGTTTTTTACACCGTCCCATTGAAAATAGGTTGAAAAAATCGAAGAAATTTCCCGTGATTATCGAATTCGAACAAATGTATTCAGGATTAACGAAGGCTTATGATCATATAAAGGCGGATGGTAAATGCAAGATCGTGCATGAGTTTCCGAGCACATCTAGTTGTTCGGCGGTTTTAAATGCAACCACAATTGAAAAACTCATGAACGATGACTGTCAGATTAAGAAGATTTACTATGATCGAGAAGTGACGGCCTTGCTGGATGTGGCTTCTCCCTCTGTTCATGCACAACAATTGAATAGCAAAGGGATTACGGGGAAAGGCGTTAATATTGCCGTTGTTGATACAGGTGTGCACCCGCACCCGGATTTAACGCAGCCAACGAATCGTATTATTGCCTTTAAAGATTTTATTAACAACAAAGTTGATCCTTATGATGATAATGGACATGGTACTCATTGCGCTGGAGATGCAGCTGGTAATGGATTTTCTTCAAATTTGAAATACCGTGGGTCGGCTCCTGAAGCCGGGATTATTGGAGTGAAGGTACTGAATAATATGGGTTCAGGCTCGCTCTCAACGATTGTTTCCGGTATTCAATGGTGTATCGACCATAAGGAGGAGCACAAGATCGATGTGATCTCGTTATCTTTGGGCGCAGCAGCTGATGAGTCAGACTGTAACGATCCCCTTGTTCAAATTGCAGATAAAGCATGGGAAAGTGGGATGGTTGTTTGTGTAGCTGCAGGAAACTCGGGGCCTGATCAAAGAACGATTGGCACCCCGGGAATCAGCTCGAAGGTGGTAACGGTCGGGGCAATGGATGACCAGAATACGATCAATCGTACAGATGAAGAAATTGCACCGTTCTCAAGTCGCGGCCCTGCTTGCGGGGAGGAATCAAAGCCGGATTTACTAGCTCCCGGAGTAAACATTGTCTCCTTAAGAGCACCCGGCTCTTTTCTTGATAAAACGACGAAATCGGGTCGAGTCGAAGATAATTACTTTTCTTTATCTGGGACATCGATGGCGACCCCGATCTGTGCTGGGGTAGCGGCTCTTGTTCTTCAAGTTTATCCAGAACTTACACCTGACCAGGTGAAGCAGCGACTTCTTGAAAGTGCAATTGATAGAGGATTGCCAGAATATGTTCAAGGTGCTGGGTATTTAGATGCCCAAAAGGCTGTGGAGTCTACGGATAGTGAGTAG
- a CDS encoding YjfB family protein, with amino-acid sequence MDIAAASMIMSQAHVRQQASLAVMDKTMQTSEAKGNQVVQMLQQSVQSVPHPTHGGQIDLKG; translated from the coding sequence ATGGATATAGCGGCGGCGTCTATGATCATGAGTCAGGCGCACGTAAGGCAGCAGGCGAGCCTTGCTGTGATGGACAAAACGATGCAAACGTCGGAAGCCAAGGGAAATCAGGTGGTGCAAATGCTGCAGCAGTCGGTGCAATCAGTGCCGCACCCCACGCACGGAGGGCAAATTGATCTCAAAGGATAA
- a CDS encoding small acid-soluble spore protein H, protein MNAQRAQEIASSSTMANVTYNGEGIYIEHVDETNATATIHSLKTPNNKQSVSVNSLSEQ, encoded by the coding sequence ATGAATGCACAACGAGCACAAGAAATTGCTTCCTCTTCAACTATGGCTAATGTAACTTATAATGGGGAAGGGATCTACATTGAGCACGTGGACGAAACAAATGCAACAGCCACCATCCACTCCCTAAAAACACCCAATAATAAACAAAGTGTTTCTGTAAACAGCTTAAGTGAACAATAA
- a CDS encoding N-acetylmuramoyl-L-alanine amidase produces the protein MLEKNINLDIALRIRDILNNEYSNVDVNMSRTTDTTKSLTQRTNEANAWNADYYLSIHINAFNGSARGYEDYIYVGLSESSQTAQYQDIMHDEITDVNELIDRGQKQANFHVLRESAMSALLTENGFIDHPGNAAKLADASYRQKVARGHVNGLERAFNLERAASETMYRVIAGSFQVKENAEERVTYLDSHGIPAFINETSVSGSTWYRVQAGAFRNRSNAEQRLSEVKAVGIDDAYIQVEEGDDPEVSGYGILGSVSLAPEQMDQFVRSFNPDAPSLGNYYLTFGEAYGIRGDIAFAQALHETNYFRFTGVVNEEQNNYAGIGATGPDNSGASFATPEEGVLAHIQHLYAYASTEDLPDDYALVDPRFGLVTRGSARDWVGLNGKWAVPGDQYGQLILGLYKDLVNASINQLQAMLDQIEV, from the coding sequence TTGCTGGAAAAAAATATTAACCTTGATATCGCGTTACGTATCCGTGATATTCTCAACAATGAATATAGCAATGTTGATGTCAATATGAGCAGGACAACGGACACCACTAAGAGTCTAACCCAACGAACGAATGAAGCCAATGCGTGGAATGCAGATTACTATCTGTCCATTCACATCAATGCTTTTAATGGCTCAGCACGCGGATATGAAGATTATATTTATGTTGGTTTGTCGGAGTCATCGCAGACAGCCCAATACCAGGATATTATGCACGATGAGATCACGGATGTGAATGAATTAATAGACCGCGGTCAGAAACAGGCCAATTTTCACGTGTTAAGGGAATCCGCTATGTCGGCCCTTCTTACGGAAAATGGCTTTATTGATCATCCAGGTAATGCGGCAAAATTGGCTGATGCCTCTTACCGTCAAAAAGTAGCCCGTGGGCATGTAAATGGGCTCGAGCGTGCTTTCAACCTTGAAAGGGCCGCCTCCGAAACGATGTACAGGGTAATTGCTGGCTCTTTCCAGGTCAAAGAGAACGCAGAAGAGCGAGTCACTTACCTTGATTCTCATGGAATTCCAGCTTTTATCAATGAAACGTCGGTGTCAGGAAGCACATGGTATCGCGTACAGGCTGGTGCCTTTAGAAATCGAAGCAATGCAGAGCAACGGCTTTCAGAAGTGAAAGCCGTCGGAATAGACGATGCTTATATTCAAGTAGAGGAAGGCGACGATCCAGAAGTGTCGGGATACGGCATCTTAGGCTCTGTCTCACTTGCTCCGGAACAAATGGATCAATTTGTCCGCAGCTTTAATCCTGATGCCCCTTCACTTGGTAATTACTATTTAACCTTTGGGGAGGCTTATGGCATCAGAGGAGATATTGCCTTTGCCCAGGCTCTTCACGAAACGAATTATTTCCGTTTTACCGGAGTCGTTAATGAGGAACAAAACAATTATGCAGGCATTGGTGCAACAGGTCCCGATAACTCAGGAGCAAGTTTTGCTACACCTGAAGAAGGAGTCCTCGCGCATATTCAACACTTGTATGCCTATGCTTCCACTGAAGACTTACCAGATGACTATGCCTTAGTTGATCCGCGCTTTGGCCTTGTTACACGAGGTAGTGCGAGAGATTGGGTAGGTTTAAATGGAAAATGGGCTGTTCCCGGTGATCAATATGGACAACTGATACTAGGCCTGTATAAAGACTTAGTCAATGCGAGTATCAATCAACTACAGGCTATGCTAGACCAAATAGAAGTGTAA
- a CDS encoding lmo0937 family membrane protein encodes MLWTILIILLALWLFGVIIDIAGGLIHLLLVVALVVFLIRMFRKRGRH; translated from the coding sequence ATGCTTTGGACAATTTTAATCATTTTACTAGCCCTATGGCTGTTTGGTGTCATTATCGACATTGCCGGCGGGTTGATTCACTTATTGCTTGTCGTTGCACTCGTTGTCTTCCTAATCCGAATGTTTCGCAAGCGTGGACGGCATTAA
- a CDS encoding efflux RND transporter permease subunit, which produces MKLVNLSVKRPVGVIMIVAAILGLGFVSLRSLTIDLYPDIELPIAVVSTSYEGAAPQEVEKLVSRPVESAVSSLEGLEVLQSQSQAGASLVMMQFSTGVDLDSTLLEVREKVDQVTGALPEGAGEPNVLRFDPQQLPIMTIGLSGDTPANLQQIAESQLVPHFERQEGVASVSIEGGRTREVQVLVDRAQMAQYGLDSQTIIQALNASNQSASAGSIKKGQKDLQIRINGDYQSIEDVRETIVQSPEGARVTLDQIADVEENFAKSNTVSRVNGNSSVVLSFLKKTDSNTVETADNVTAAIDEAMADLPEDVELEVVLDTSEFVKTSINSVVKNIIIGGIISVFVLLLFLKSVRATLVIGISIPIAIISTFTLMFFTGETLNVLTMGGLALGIGMMVDSSIVILESIYSYRQRGYSIVEASKQGASELAPAVIASATTTLVVFLPIIFVEGIASELFTPLALTISFALIASLAVSVTLVPMLSSKLLTKPIKTSGRREWFDRLLEKVTNGYRKLLRKVLTFRKTTVAITVACIAGSIALIPLIGTEFIPPSDQGQVSIRVTMPEGTAIEETQELTNQVDQRLEEFSDVIDVSYLTIGGGGIGGGVGSSSSDFGSYTIQLVDPGERERTTAAVVEDIDEALGGLAGADISVGALEAGLGTGAPLQVQINGPEYEVLDQLSQQIVYLMEDVDGVSELTSSTEEGRPEMQIDVNRQKAAQYGLSDQQVINQVQLAFSGQIATRYREGGNEIDVRLILPKEERQTIADLEGMSVQTPSGSIIPLATIADLTQVQGPVSLLREGQQPQVNVEAEVVDRDLGSTTEAVQAQLDSLNFPDGYSYSIGGQAEDMRDAFGDLALALVFSIFLVYAVMAIQFENFLFPFIIMFSLPATIVGIAGGLFITGLPFSLPAFVGIIMLAGIVVNNAIVLVDYINILREKSYDRTEAILEAGPDRLRPILMTTLTTILGMLPLALGIGQGAEAQQPLAVTIIFGLTVSSFFTLVLIPVVYTFFDDLSNKITGAFRKSEGEGKE; this is translated from the coding sequence GTGAAGCTCGTTAATCTATCCGTGAAGCGGCCTGTCGGTGTCATTATGATCGTCGCCGCGATTCTCGGGCTCGGCTTCGTTTCATTACGGTCGCTCACCATCGATTTGTATCCAGATATTGAACTACCGATCGCCGTGGTGTCAACGAGTTATGAAGGAGCGGCCCCACAAGAAGTTGAGAAGCTCGTCAGCCGTCCAGTCGAATCGGCTGTCAGTTCGCTCGAAGGTCTGGAGGTCCTGCAATCTCAATCACAAGCAGGCGCCTCGCTTGTGATGATGCAGTTCAGCACTGGTGTTGATCTTGATAGCACATTGCTTGAGGTCAGGGAGAAGGTTGACCAAGTGACGGGCGCGCTTCCTGAGGGAGCGGGGGAGCCGAACGTACTTCGTTTCGACCCACAGCAGCTGCCGATCATGACCATTGGTCTCTCCGGCGACACTCCTGCGAACTTGCAGCAAATTGCTGAGAGCCAACTCGTCCCGCATTTTGAACGCCAAGAAGGAGTCGCTTCCGTCAGCATTGAAGGGGGGCGAACACGGGAAGTTCAGGTGCTCGTCGACCGTGCGCAAATGGCCCAGTACGGCCTTGATTCACAAACGATCATCCAAGCATTGAATGCCTCAAACCAGTCCGCCTCGGCCGGCAGCATTAAAAAAGGCCAGAAGGACTTGCAAATCCGCATCAATGGCGATTATCAAAGCATCGAGGATGTTCGTGAAACGATTGTTCAGTCACCGGAAGGCGCCAGGGTCACCCTTGATCAGATCGCCGACGTCGAAGAGAATTTTGCCAAATCGAATACCGTCTCAAGAGTAAACGGCAATTCCTCCGTTGTCCTGTCCTTTTTGAAAAAAACGGACAGCAATACGGTAGAAACAGCGGATAACGTCACGGCAGCTATTGATGAAGCAATGGCTGATCTGCCGGAGGATGTCGAGCTTGAGGTCGTCCTTGATACGAGTGAATTTGTGAAAACATCGATTAACAGTGTCGTGAAAAATATTATCATCGGCGGGATCATTTCGGTTTTTGTGCTGCTGCTATTTTTGAAAAGTGTACGCGCAACGCTCGTCATCGGGATTTCGATTCCGATCGCCATCATCTCTACGTTTACGTTGATGTTTTTCACAGGTGAAACGTTAAACGTACTGACGATGGGTGGGCTCGCGCTCGGGATTGGGATGATGGTCGACAGCTCGATCGTCATTTTGGAAAGCATCTACAGTTATCGGCAGCGGGGCTACTCCATCGTCGAAGCCTCAAAGCAAGGGGCCTCTGAGCTCGCACCTGCCGTCATCGCGTCGGCGACAACGACCCTCGTCGTGTTTTTGCCGATCATTTTTGTGGAAGGAATCGCCTCCGAGCTGTTCACCCCGCTCGCCTTGACGATCTCTTTTGCGTTAATCGCATCACTGGCCGTATCCGTCACACTTGTGCCGATGCTGTCATCGAAACTGTTAACCAAACCGATCAAAACAAGCGGCCGTCGCGAATGGTTTGACCGTCTTTTAGAAAAAGTAACCAATGGCTATCGCAAGTTATTAAGAAAAGTATTAACGTTTAGGAAAACAACCGTCGCGATTACGGTTGCCTGCATTGCCGGCAGTATCGCGCTGATTCCATTGATTGGCACGGAATTCATCCCGCCCTCGGATCAAGGACAAGTATCGATTCGAGTCACAATGCCAGAAGGAACCGCCATCGAAGAAACACAAGAACTTACGAATCAGGTCGATCAACGGCTGGAGGAATTCAGCGACGTCATTGATGTCAGCTACCTGACGATTGGCGGGGGCGGTATTGGCGGTGGGGTCGGCAGCAGCTCCTCCGACTTCGGCTCCTACACGATTCAGCTTGTCGACCCGGGGGAGCGGGAACGAACAACGGCAGCCGTCGTGGAAGACATTGACGAAGCCTTAGGGGGGCTGGCTGGAGCGGACATCTCTGTTGGTGCGCTTGAAGCCGGGCTCGGCACAGGTGCGCCGTTACAAGTGCAGATCAATGGACCTGAATACGAAGTCCTAGACCAGCTGTCCCAGCAAATCGTCTACTTAATGGAAGATGTCGATGGGGTCAGCGAGCTGACGTCTTCAACAGAAGAAGGCCGGCCGGAAATGCAAATCGATGTCAACCGCCAGAAGGCAGCTCAATATGGCTTAAGCGATCAGCAAGTCATCAATCAAGTACAGCTCGCCTTTAGTGGCCAAATCGCCACAAGGTATCGGGAAGGCGGCAACGAAATCGATGTCCGCTTGATTTTGCCAAAAGAAGAACGCCAAACGATTGCCGATCTCGAAGGCATGTCGGTGCAAACACCAAGCGGATCGATTATCCCGCTTGCGACCATCGCTGATTTGACCCAAGTTCAGGGACCTGTTTCGTTGTTGCGAGAGGGCCAGCAGCCGCAAGTCAACGTTGAAGCAGAAGTCGTCGACCGTGACCTTGGCAGCACAACCGAAGCCGTCCAAGCCCAACTCGACAGCCTTAACTTTCCTGATGGCTATTCTTATTCCATCGGCGGACAGGCAGAAGACATGCGCGACGCGTTTGGAGATCTGGCCCTGGCACTGGTATTTTCGATTTTCTTGGTTTATGCAGTGATGGCAATTCAGTTTGAGAACTTCCTGTTCCCGTTTATCATCATGTTCTCACTGCCCGCCACGATCGTCGGCATTGCTGGAGGCTTGTTTATCACAGGACTGCCATTCAGCCTGCCAGCCTTCGTCGGGATCATCATGCTCGCGGGGATCGTCGTCAACAATGCTATCGTGCTCGTCGACTACATCAATATCTTACGGGAAAAATCATATGACAGAACGGAAGCGATTCTAGAAGCCGGCCCCGACCGCCTGCGGCCCATCCTAATGACAACACTCACCACCATCTTAGGAATGCTGCCGCTCGCACTCGGAATTGGCCAAGGCGCCGAAGCCCAACAACCGCTCGCGGTGACCATCATCTTCGGCCTGACCGTCTCAAGCTTCTTCACGCTCGTCCTTATCCCCGTTGTCTACACCTTCTTCGATGACCTATCAAACAAAATAACCGGAGCCTTCCGCAAATCAGAAGGAGAGGGAAAGGAATAA
- a CDS encoding efflux RND transporter periplasmic adaptor subunit, translating into MKHLTYIVLLLTITTLTACNNHADEQQAETRTTPVETAAIIQDNFIIERKIVGRATTADTSPVISSVPGELVTLNVAKGDRIEEGETVGVVDPGDSSSQVELQQLAVKQAKTQLENAQVAFEQAQAGVENAKKQVDIARQAADAKASQGNKAATAAKQQYEQAQALADETKQLVEEGTVPEVLYQQAQTRADQAYAQFQQLTGEKGAPTNSAVAQAKAQVDQAEQQLEQARIGIDQAELQVEQAQVQLNQAEEQGANEAITAPASGEVSTLNASEGDIVTNQQPFATIVSLNPMTITAAVTAEQLGLFSEGSELQVQIDTLEEPVTSTVSYIPSVPDETGLYPVEATVDNADETIKPGMMATFLLPETVVEDTMIVPTDAVAEEGGEAYIYQVVDQRAVRVDVEVIESQTDQTAISGDVKTDAPVITSGQLTLSDGAKVSIMKEDA; encoded by the coding sequence ATGAAGCATCTTACATATATTGTCCTCCTGTTGACCATCACCACACTCACCGCCTGCAACAATCATGCTGACGAACAACAAGCCGAAACCCGCACCACACCCGTCGAAACCGCCGCCATCATTCAAGATAACTTCATTATTGAAAGAAAAATAGTCGGGAGGGCAACGACAGCCGATACCTCTCCCGTCATTTCAAGCGTCCCCGGCGAACTGGTGACGTTAAACGTAGCCAAGGGCGACCGCATTGAAGAAGGCGAGACTGTCGGCGTCGTTGATCCCGGAGACAGCAGCAGCCAAGTCGAGCTCCAGCAGCTCGCTGTCAAGCAGGCGAAAACTCAGCTCGAAAACGCGCAGGTTGCTTTTGAGCAAGCACAGGCAGGCGTCGAAAATGCCAAGAAGCAAGTCGACATTGCCCGCCAAGCGGCCGATGCCAAAGCAAGCCAAGGCAACAAAGCCGCTACGGCCGCCAAACAGCAATACGAACAAGCTCAAGCATTAGCTGATGAAACGAAGCAGCTCGTCGAAGAAGGGACCGTGCCAGAAGTCCTTTATCAACAAGCGCAAACCCGAGCTGATCAAGCGTACGCGCAATTTCAGCAGCTAACCGGCGAAAAGGGAGCCCCCACTAATTCAGCGGTTGCTCAGGCCAAGGCTCAGGTCGACCAGGCAGAGCAGCAGCTTGAGCAAGCACGGATTGGCATTGACCAAGCGGAGCTCCAGGTCGAACAAGCTCAAGTTCAGCTCAATCAAGCCGAAGAACAAGGGGCGAACGAAGCGATTACGGCCCCAGCCAGTGGGGAAGTTTCTACATTGAATGCTAGCGAAGGCGACATCGTTACCAATCAACAACCATTCGCAACGATTGTCAGCCTTAACCCGATGACAATCACGGCTGCTGTCACAGCTGAACAGCTCGGTTTATTTTCTGAAGGAAGTGAACTGCAGGTACAGATTGATACGCTGGAGGAACCTGTTACCTCAACGGTCAGCTACATTCCATCGGTTCCGGATGAGACAGGCCTTTATCCTGTCGAAGCGACCGTTGATAACGCGGATGAAACCATTAAACCGGGCATGATGGCCACCTTCCTTTTACCAGAAACGGTGGTAGAAGATACGATGATCGTGCCGACGGACGCTGTTGCGGAAGAAGGCGGCGAAGCTTACATTTACCAGGTTGTCGATCAAAGGGCTGTCCGGGTCGATGTGGAAGTCATCGAGTCGCAAACGGATCAGACTGCGATCTCAGGTGACGTAAAAACCGATGCGCCTGTGATCACAAGCGGTCAGCTGACCTTAAGTGATGGCGCCAAAGTGTCGATCATGAAGGAGGACGCGTAA
- a CDS encoding Fur-regulated basic protein FbpA — MRNHLREAVEDMRQHYIKKLLDANVLNDSDKDPSSFTLSELKNMVTFYRL, encoded by the coding sequence GTGAGAAATCATCTTCGTGAAGCTGTAGAAGACATGAGACAGCATTACATTAAAAAACTTCTAGATGCTAACGTCCTTAACGATTCAGACAAGGATCCTTCCTCATTTACCTTGAGTGAACTTAAAAATATGGTTACATTCTACCGACTTTAA
- a CDS encoding putative holin-like toxin, giving the protein MSANPHVVGRKGVTPGCIYESLMIMIAFSSLIVSIKALIVTILRIKK; this is encoded by the coding sequence GTGTCGGCTAACCCCCATGTCGTAGGACGGAAGGGGGTGACGCCTGGGTGCATTTATGAATCACTGATGATTATGATTGCTTTTAGTTCGCTAATTGTTTCGATCAAAGCTCTAATTGTGACGATTTTGCGCATAAAAAAATAG